A DNA window from Chitinibacter fontanus contains the following coding sequences:
- a CDS encoding aspartate kinase, whose protein sequence is MALIVQKYGGTSVGSPDRIKNVARRVAKFKAQGHDLVVVLSAMSGETNRLIALAKEMQANPDPRELDVIVSTGEQVTIGLLVMALKEMGLDAVSYTGGQVKILTDSSHTKARIQHIDDANMRADLSAGRIVVVAGFQGVDPNGNITTLGRGGSDTSGVALAAALKADECQIYTDVDGVYTTDPRVVPEAKKLKTITFEEMLEMASLGSKILQIRSVEFAGKYNVKLRVLSSFQEEGEGTLITFEEDSTVEKPVISGIAFNRDEARINVIGVPDKPGIAYQILGPVADANIDVDMIIQNVGQDGTTDFSFTVPKGEMARAVKVLEGVQSQIGGKSVSGDDKICKVSIVGVGMRSHVGVASTMFRTLAEEGINIQMISTSEIKISVVVDEKYLELAVRVLHKAFGLDQQG, encoded by the coding sequence ATGGCATTGATCGTCCAAAAATATGGCGGCACATCGGTTGGGTCACCTGATCGAATCAAAAATGTAGCGCGCCGCGTCGCCAAGTTTAAAGCCCAAGGGCATGACTTGGTGGTGGTTCTGTCTGCGATGTCTGGCGAAACCAATCGCCTGATCGCTCTGGCTAAAGAAATGCAAGCCAATCCAGATCCACGTGAGCTTGATGTAATTGTTTCTACTGGTGAGCAGGTAACAATTGGCCTGCTGGTAATGGCGCTTAAAGAAATGGGCTTGGACGCGGTGTCATATACCGGTGGCCAAGTTAAAATTCTGACCGATAGTTCACACACCAAAGCACGCATTCAGCACATCGATGACGCGAATATGCGCGCCGATCTGAGCGCGGGACGCATTGTGGTCGTGGCTGGCTTCCAGGGTGTAGATCCGAACGGCAATATTACAACACTGGGTCGTGGTGGCTCTGATACTTCTGGCGTGGCTTTGGCTGCAGCTTTGAAGGCGGATGAGTGCCAGATTTATACCGACGTTGATGGCGTGTACACCACCGATCCGCGTGTAGTGCCTGAAGCGAAAAAGCTCAAAACGATTACGTTTGAAGAAATGCTGGAAATGGCCAGCTTGGGCTCGAAAATTTTGCAAATTCGCTCGGTTGAGTTTGCTGGTAAATACAATGTGAAATTGCGCGTACTGTCCTCGTTCCAAGAAGAAGGCGAGGGTACGTTGATTACTTTTGAGGAAGACTCTACCGTGGAAAAACCAGTCATCTCTGGCATCGCCTTTAATCGCGACGAAGCCCGCATCAATGTGATCGGTGTTCCTGATAAACCAGGCATTGCTTATCAAATCTTGGGCCCAGTAGCCGATGCCAACATCGACGTGGATATGATTATCCAAAACGTTGGTCAAGACGGTACAACAGACTTCTCATTCACGGTGCCAAAAGGTGAAATGGCGCGTGCGGTGAAAGTACTTGAAGGCGTGCAAAGCCAGATCGGCGGCAAATCAGTGTCGGGCGACGACAAGATTTGTAAAGTATCGATCGTTGGCGTGGGAATGCGCTCGCACGTAGGTGTGGCCTCAACGATGTTCCGTACGCTGGCAGAAGAAGGGATCAATATCCAAATGATCTCTACGTCTGAAATTAAGATTTCAGTTGTAGTGGACGAAAAGTACTTGGAATTGGCTGTGCGCGTATTGCACAAGGCTTTTGGTTTGGATCAGCAAGGCTAA
- the alr gene encoding alanine racemase, giving the protein MSRPIEAVIHSAALKHNYQLIKQRAPQARAFAVIKANAYGHGVERVVNTLNDADGFAILEFATAIAMRQAGVTQPILLLEGVFSVDELQQCAQHNIMLAIHEPRHLDWLRTTVLQAPVQIFLKLNTGMNRLGFVAENAPELVAQLRAMPNVASVTLMTHFATADEPAKGITQQWARFRAQSELLDCPCSLANSAAIFAYPEVHGDWVRPGIALYGSSPFAHQSAEQLGLLPAMSLRSRIIAVQNLEAGDTVGYGATFIADRPMRIGVVACGYADGYPRHAPTGTPIVVDGQVTRLLGRVSMDMLCVDLTELPNAQIDSVVELWGQSLSIDAVAQKAGTIAYELMCAIANRVSVQLD; this is encoded by the coding sequence ATGTCTCGTCCTATTGAGGCTGTGATCCACAGCGCAGCGCTGAAACATAATTATCAATTAATTAAACAGCGTGCGCCGCAGGCACGCGCTTTTGCGGTGATCAAGGCCAATGCCTATGGGCACGGTGTAGAGCGAGTGGTGAATACACTCAACGACGCTGATGGTTTTGCAATTTTGGAATTTGCCACTGCCATTGCCATGCGACAGGCTGGGGTGACGCAGCCGATTCTGTTACTTGAGGGCGTATTCAGTGTGGATGAGTTGCAGCAATGTGCGCAGCACAACATCATGCTGGCGATTCATGAGCCCCGTCATCTAGATTGGCTGCGCACGACTGTGCTGCAGGCACCTGTGCAGATTTTCCTTAAACTCAATACCGGTATGAATCGCCTCGGTTTTGTGGCAGAAAATGCGCCTGAATTAGTGGCGCAATTGCGCGCTATGCCGAATGTTGCCAGTGTGACACTGATGACCCATTTTGCCACTGCAGATGAGCCTGCGAAAGGAATTACTCAGCAATGGGCGCGCTTTCGCGCGCAGAGCGAGCTGCTTGATTGCCCGTGCTCCTTGGCCAATTCGGCCGCTATTTTTGCCTATCCAGAAGTACATGGCGATTGGGTTCGGCCAGGAATTGCGCTATATGGTTCATCACCGTTTGCGCATCAATCTGCTGAGCAATTAGGGTTGCTCCCCGCAATGAGCTTACGCTCACGCATTATTGCTGTGCAAAACTTAGAAGCTGGCGACACGGTGGGGTACGGGGCCACGTTTATTGCTGATCGACCAATGCGGATTGGTGTAGTGGCATGTGGGTATGCGGATGGTTATCCTCGTCATGCTCCGACGGGGACGCCGATTGTGGTCGATGGGCAAGTAACCCGTCTCCTGGGGCGTGTATCGATGGATATGCTGTGTGTAGATTTGACCGAATTACCCAATGCGCAAATTGATAGCGTGGTGGAACTTTGGGGGCAAAGTTTGTCTATTGATGCGGTTGCGCAAAAGGCCGGCACCATTGCTTATGAGTTGATGTGTGCGATTGCGAATCGAGTGAGTGTTCAGCTGGATTAA
- a CDS encoding DedA family protein, producing the protein MDILQSLIGIFTDYGYLAVFTVLLVCGFGVPIPEDVSLVAGGVISGLGYAHVHTMFAVGMAGVLLGDSCMFLLGRYFGTTLLEHRYFKRMMTPERYEAVQDKFERYGNRVLFVARFLPGLRAPIYLTAGMSCRISYLRFLLLDGLAALISVPIWVYLGYYGASNHQWLMTWLGRGQTAILVLLVVVLAIVAIWYIRNKRERS; encoded by the coding sequence ATGGATATTCTCCAGTCGCTGATCGGGATTTTTACCGATTATGGCTACCTGGCTGTGTTCACGGTGTTACTCGTTTGTGGTTTCGGCGTGCCGATTCCAGAGGATGTTTCACTGGTGGCGGGTGGCGTGATTTCTGGCCTAGGCTATGCGCATGTTCACACAATGTTTGCCGTTGGAATGGCTGGCGTATTACTAGGGGATAGTTGTATGTTCCTGCTGGGGCGTTATTTTGGCACCACGCTACTTGAACATCGCTATTTCAAACGGATGATGACCCCCGAGCGCTATGAGGCCGTGCAGGATAAATTTGAGCGCTATGGTAATCGAGTCCTCTTTGTGGCTCGTTTTCTGCCCGGCTTGCGTGCCCCCATCTATCTGACGGCTGGTATGTCCTGCCGAATCTCCTACTTACGATTTTTATTACTCGACGGCTTAGCGGCACTTATTAGCGTGCCGATCTGGGTATATCTGGGTTATTACGGCGCTTCAAATCACCAGTGGCTGATGACTTGGCTGGGTCGTGGTCAAACGGCAATATTAGTGCTGCTGGTGGTGGTGCTTGCGATTGTCGCGATTTGGTATATTCGTAATAAACGCGAACGAAGTTAA